In Stenotrophomonas sp. ESTM1D_MKCIP4_1, a single genomic region encodes these proteins:
- the yihA gene encoding ribosome biogenesis GTP-binding protein YihA/YsxC, with product MSLLIERARYHLSAHNVRQLPPDEGAEVAFAGRSNAGKSSALNALTRQNALARVSKTPGRTQQLVFFQITPEAHLVDLPGYGYAKVPLDLQAHWQAFIDKYFRTREALKGLVVVMDIRHPLKDYDRQMLSYAVQRGMPAHALLTKADKLSRSQQMQTLQKVRKELHAAYGDSVSVQVFSGEDRTGVEEARGVIGGWLGLA from the coding sequence ATGTCATTGCTCATCGAACGCGCCCGTTACCACCTCTCGGCCCACAACGTGCGGCAGCTGCCGCCCGATGAAGGGGCCGAAGTGGCCTTCGCCGGCCGCTCCAACGCCGGCAAGTCCAGCGCCCTCAACGCGCTGACCCGGCAGAACGCCCTGGCCCGCGTGTCCAAGACCCCCGGCCGCACCCAGCAGCTGGTGTTCTTCCAGATCACCCCGGAAGCGCACCTGGTCGACCTGCCGGGCTACGGCTATGCCAAGGTGCCGCTTGACCTGCAGGCGCACTGGCAGGCCTTCATCGACAAGTATTTCCGCACCCGCGAAGCCCTCAAGGGCCTGGTGGTGGTGATGGACATCCGCCACCCGCTGAAGGACTACGACCGGCAGATGCTGTCCTACGCGGTGCAGCGCGGCATGCCGGCGCACGCGCTGCTGACCAAGGCCGACAAGCTCAGCCGCAGCCAGCAGATGCAGACCCTGCAGAAGGTGCGCAAGGAACTGCATGCGGCCTACGGCGACAGCGTCAGCGTGCAGGTGTTCTCCGGTGAGGACCGTACCGGCGTGGAAGAAGCCCGCGGCGTGATCGGCGGCTGGTTGGGTCTGGCGTAA
- a CDS encoding c-type cytochrome — protein MRHARVLAVSALATAVVVAAAAFAQTTLTPLPDNGPIRTASLEVDFSKTTWGDAKAGQTKASACAACHGADGNATVEMYPSIAGQSERYVAQQMALIANGQRSSGAAVAMVPFVQNLTPQDMRDIGAFFATQKATAGIADDTVVADGPYKGMKFYEIGQQLYRGGDATRGLPACMACHGPSGAGNPGPAYPHIGGQHASYVARRLQEYQAGQTNETDKAHFQIMAAIAQKLSEQEVQALSSYLQGLHNKADDIAAEAAAPAPAAAP, from the coding sequence ATGCGCCACGCTCGCGTTCTTGCCGTATCCGCTCTTGCCACCGCTGTCGTCGTTGCCGCTGCTGCCTTCGCGCAGACCACGCTGACCCCGCTGCCCGACAACGGGCCGATCCGCACCGCCTCGCTGGAAGTGGATTTCAGCAAGACCACCTGGGGGGATGCCAAGGCCGGCCAGACCAAGGCCTCGGCCTGCGCGGCCTGCCATGGCGCCGACGGCAATGCCACGGTGGAGATGTACCCGTCCATCGCCGGCCAGAGCGAACGCTACGTGGCCCAGCAGATGGCCCTGATCGCCAACGGCCAGCGCAGTTCCGGCGCAGCGGTGGCGATGGTGCCCTTCGTGCAGAACCTCACCCCGCAGGACATGCGCGATATCGGCGCGTTCTTCGCAACCCAGAAGGCCACCGCTGGCATCGCCGACGATACGGTGGTCGCCGACGGTCCCTACAAGGGCATGAAATTCTACGAGATCGGCCAGCAGCTGTACCGCGGCGGCGACGCCACGCGCGGCCTGCCAGCCTGCATGGCCTGCCATGGGCCCAGCGGCGCCGGCAACCCCGGCCCGGCCTACCCGCACATCGGCGGCCAGCACGCCAGCTACGTCGCCCGCCGGCTCCAGGAATACCAGGCAGGGCAGACCAACGAAACCGACAAGGCACACTTCCAGATCATGGCCGCCATCGCCCAGAAGCTGAGCGAGCAGGAGGTCCAGGCACTGTCCAGCTACCTGCAGGGCCTGCACAACAAGGCCGATGACATCGCCGCCGAAGCCGCCGCCCCAGCACCGGCCGCCGCCCCCTGA
- a CDS encoding M23 family metallopeptidase codes for MSTLPSPARRLRRWLLRGASLLIACIAALAVWNSPWAAAPRMLWSLARMPPATALPVPVDGVQPRQIADTFGAPRGRDRSHAGIDIFGKRGTPVRSATVGVISDVRESGLGGRQVWVIGPGRERYYYAHLEGWAEGLARGQVVQAGQLLGYVGDTGNAKGTPPHLHWGIYGKDGARDPLPLLR; via the coding sequence ATGAGCACATTGCCCTCCCCTGCCCGACGCCTCCGCCGCTGGCTGCTACGCGGCGCATCGCTGCTGATCGCGTGCATTGCCGCACTGGCCGTGTGGAACAGCCCGTGGGCCGCCGCCCCCAGGATGCTCTGGTCGTTGGCACGCATGCCGCCCGCAACCGCTTTGCCGGTGCCGGTGGATGGCGTGCAGCCCAGGCAGATCGCCGACACCTTCGGCGCCCCGCGCGGGCGCGACCGCAGCCACGCCGGCATCGACATCTTTGGCAAGCGCGGCACCCCGGTGCGCAGCGCTACGGTTGGGGTCATCAGCGATGTGCGCGAGAGCGGGCTGGGCGGCCGCCAGGTGTGGGTGATCGGGCCCGGACGCGAGCGCTACTACTACGCGCATCTGGAAGGCTGGGCCGAGGGCCTGGCACGCGGCCAGGTGGTGCAGGCCGGGCAGCTGCTGGGCTATGTGGGGGACACCGGCAATGCCAAGGGCACGCCGCCGCACCTGCACTGGGGCATCTACGGCAAGGACGGCGCCCGCGACCCGTTACCACTCCTCCGCTGA
- a CDS encoding EamA family transporter: MQTSRFAPLLPVLAVLGSVTALAIGTSYAKHLFPLVGAQGTSALRVGFSALLLLLFWRPWRWKTGRVDAMTILRYGLTLGLMNLLFYMAIRTIPFGIAVAIEFTGPLTVAMLSSRRPIDFLWVGCALVGLLLLLPLGGGPALDPAGVLYAMGAAACWGLYIVFGKRASHLHAGHTVSLGLLAASLVVVPVGVAHAGMALLQPDILLAGLLVALVSSAIPMSLEMMALKRLPKETFGILISMEPAVAALWAMLLLHEHLQGVQWLAIGCTVVASVGSTMTARRLRTPVVA; this comes from the coding sequence ATGCAGACTTCCCGATTCGCGCCGCTGTTGCCGGTGCTGGCGGTGCTCGGCTCGGTTACCGCGCTGGCCATCGGCACCTCCTATGCCAAACACCTGTTCCCGCTGGTCGGTGCGCAGGGCACCAGCGCGCTGCGCGTAGGTTTTTCGGCGCTCTTGCTGCTGCTGTTCTGGCGGCCGTGGCGCTGGAAGACCGGTCGCGTGGATGCGATGACCATCCTGCGCTACGGGCTGACCCTGGGCCTGATGAACCTGCTGTTCTACATGGCCATCCGCACCATTCCGTTCGGCATTGCGGTGGCCATCGAGTTCACCGGTCCGCTGACGGTGGCGATGCTGTCCTCGCGGCGGCCGATCGACTTCCTCTGGGTGGGCTGCGCGCTGGTGGGCCTGTTGCTGCTGCTGCCGCTGGGCGGCGGGCCGGCGCTGGACCCGGCCGGGGTGCTGTACGCGATGGGTGCGGCCGCGTGCTGGGGGCTGTACATCGTATTCGGCAAGCGTGCCAGTCACCTGCATGCCGGCCATACGGTGTCGCTCGGGCTGTTGGCCGCGTCGCTGGTGGTGGTGCCGGTGGGCGTGGCCCACGCTGGCATGGCGCTGCTGCAGCCGGACATCCTGCTGGCGGGGCTGCTGGTGGCGCTGGTGTCCAGTGCGATCCCGATGTCGCTGGAAATGATGGCGCTCAAGCGCCTGCCCAAGGAAACCTTCGGCATCCTGATCAGCATGGAACCGGCGGTGGCCGCGCTGTGGGCGATGCTGCTGCTGCACGAGCACCTGCAGGGCGTGCAGTGGCTGGCCATCGGTTGCACCGTGGTGGCTTCGGTGGGCAGCACGATGACCGCGCGGCGGTTGAGAACCCCGGTGGTCGCATGA
- a CDS encoding endonuclease/exonuclease/phosphatase family protein — protein sequence MLTANIQAGSSTRRYSDYVTRSWSHALPAGRKRSSLDAIATLARGHDIVGLQEADPGSLRSGFTNQTHYLAQRAGFNYWSHQPNRRMGGVASSANGLLSKLEPVEVQDHALPGRIGGRGVLLAKFGDGEDGLAVAVAHLSLGAGSRMSQLGFIAELLSDHPNAVLMGDFNCLAERPEMQVLYQKTRLQPPGCVVPTFPSWRPDRAIDHILVSSNLQTRSVEAVPAAFSDHLALAMSIDVPADALR from the coding sequence TTGCTGACGGCCAACATCCAGGCCGGCTCAAGCACCCGCCGCTACAGCGACTATGTGACCCGCAGCTGGTCACATGCGCTGCCGGCGGGGCGCAAGCGCAGCAGCCTGGACGCGATCGCCACCCTGGCCCGCGGCCATGACATCGTCGGCCTGCAGGAGGCCGACCCGGGCAGCCTGCGGTCGGGCTTCACCAACCAGACCCACTACCTGGCCCAGCGTGCCGGCTTCAATTACTGGAGCCACCAGCCGAACCGGCGCATGGGCGGGGTTGCATCCAGCGCCAACGGCCTGTTGAGCAAGCTGGAACCGGTGGAAGTACAGGACCACGCCCTGCCCGGCCGTATCGGCGGGCGCGGCGTGCTGCTGGCCAAATTCGGCGATGGCGAAGACGGCCTGGCCGTGGCCGTGGCCCACCTGTCACTGGGCGCCGGTTCGAGGATGTCCCAGCTCGGCTTCATCGCCGAGCTGCTGTCCGACCACCCCAATGCCGTGCTGATGGGCGATTTCAACTGCCTGGCCGAACGCCCGGAAATGCAGGTGCTGTACCAGAAGACCCGGCTGCAGCCGCCGGGCTGCGTGGTGCCGACCTTCCCCAGCTGGCGCCCGGACCGGGCCATCGACCACATCCTGGTCAGCAGCAACCTGCAGACCCGCAGCGTGGAAGCCGTACCGGCCGCGTTCTCCGACCATCTGGCCCTGGCCATGTCCATCGACGTACCGGCCGACGCCCTGCGCTGA
- a CDS encoding MBL fold metallo-hydrolase, whose product MTLRHLPLRGALLLALSSLPLAAMAEATSPAPTQQVPGVYHQRIGSLQVTALFDGVVALGRQQVVDVSPALVTRLLDGRYVPEDKKGLQTAVNAFLVRQGKHLTLVDTGTAQCFGPGLGQVLGNLRAAGVDPAGIDDVLLTHAHPDHLCGVLDAQGQPAYPNATVWLSKADADYWLDPASEAGAPEGVRFAFPLARNAVAPYQAHGRLRTFQPGDALPGGAVAMDTHGHTPGHVSYRFDSQGESLLVWGDVLHFHAVQFAHPEAAFEADADRPAAIASRRGLLQQASAKGWWVAGAHLPFPGLGHVRREGEAYAWVPAEYSPLK is encoded by the coding sequence ATGACCCTGCGTCACCTGCCCCTGCGCGGCGCCCTGCTGTTGGCCCTGTCTTCCCTGCCGCTGGCCGCCATGGCCGAAGCCACCTCCCCTGCCCCCACCCAACAGGTTCCGGGCGTCTACCACCAGCGCATCGGCAGCCTGCAGGTCACCGCCCTGTTCGACGGCGTGGTCGCGTTGGGCCGCCAGCAGGTGGTCGATGTTTCCCCCGCCCTGGTCACCCGCCTGCTGGATGGCCGCTACGTGCCCGAGGACAAGAAGGGCCTGCAGACCGCGGTCAACGCCTTCCTGGTCCGCCAGGGCAAGCACCTGACCCTGGTCGACACCGGCACCGCGCAATGCTTCGGCCCCGGCCTGGGCCAGGTGCTGGGCAACCTGCGTGCCGCCGGGGTGGACCCGGCCGGGATCGACGACGTCCTGCTCACCCACGCCCACCCGGACCATCTGTGCGGCGTGCTGGATGCCCAGGGCCAACCGGCCTATCCCAACGCCACGGTGTGGCTGTCCAAGGCCGATGCCGATTACTGGCTTGACCCGGCCAGCGAGGCCGGCGCGCCGGAAGGCGTCCGCTTCGCCTTCCCCTTGGCACGCAATGCGGTGGCGCCGTACCAGGCCCACGGCAGGCTGCGCACGTTCCAGCCGGGGGATGCGCTGCCCGGTGGCGCGGTCGCCATGGATACCCACGGCCATACCCCCGGCCATGTCTCCTACCGGTTCGACAGCCAGGGGGAGTCGTTGCTGGTCTGGGGCGATGTGCTGCATTTCCACGCGGTGCAGTTCGCACATCCGGAGGCGGCATTCGAGGCCGATGCAGACCGCCCAGCGGCCATCGCCAGCCGTCGCGGCTTGCTGCAGCAGGCGTCGGCCAAGGGATGGTGGGTGGCCGGCGCGCACCTGCCGTTCCCCGGGCTGGGTCATGTGCGCCGCGAGGGCGAGGCCTATGCGTGGGTACCGGCGGAGTATTCGCCGTTGAAATGA
- a CDS encoding thiol:disulfide interchange protein DsbA/DsbL — MRFIPRLLLSLLVMLPLAVCAATPATTPLVEGKDYERIAKPGPFQPLAGKIEVVEVFGYTCPHCAHFEPQLEAWAAKLPADVRFTPVPAAFGGAWDAWALAYYAAEEVGVAKRSHAAVFKALHEQGSLPMQNVSADELATFYTAYGVSADRYKQALRGDAVQKKVAEARAFAQRTQVPGTPAIIINGQYLVRGNSFEDQLRIASRLISDARARGGR; from the coding sequence ATGAGGTTTATTCCCCGCCTTCTGCTGTCCCTGCTGGTGATGCTGCCGTTGGCCGTCTGCGCCGCCACCCCTGCCACTACCCCGCTGGTTGAAGGCAAAGACTACGAACGCATCGCCAAGCCCGGCCCGTTCCAGCCGCTGGCCGGCAAGATCGAGGTGGTTGAAGTCTTCGGCTACACCTGCCCGCACTGCGCCCACTTCGAGCCCCAGCTGGAAGCCTGGGCCGCCAAGCTGCCGGCTGACGTGCGCTTCACCCCGGTCCCGGCCGCCTTCGGCGGTGCCTGGGATGCCTGGGCCCTGGCCTATTACGCTGCCGAGGAAGTGGGCGTGGCCAAGCGCAGCCACGCGGCCGTGTTCAAGGCCCTGCACGAACAGGGCTCGCTGCCCATGCAGAACGTCTCTGCCGATGAGCTTGCTACCTTCTACACCGCCTATGGCGTGAGCGCCGACCGCTACAAGCAGGCCCTGCGTGGCGATGCGGTGCAGAAGAAAGTCGCCGAGGCCCGTGCCTTCGCCCAGCGCACCCAGGTGCCCGGCACCCCGGCCATCATCATCAATGGCCAGTACCTGGTACGCGGCAACAGCTTCGAGGATCAGCTGCGCATCGCCTCCCGGCTGATTTCCGACGCCCGCGCCCGCGGCGGCCGCTGA
- a CDS encoding thiol:disulfide interchange protein DsbA/DsbL codes for MKTRIAAFALAALLPILAACKADDGTANTTAPAEPAATPAAAEPAAAPAADAAASTESAAPAAAEAAPAAAPAPTTTALTGPAPVEGSDYQVISNGQPFQPATGKVEVVEIFGYVCPACAAFQPLVGPWKAGLPSDVNFVYVPAMFGGTWDNYARAFYAAQTLGVQEKTHEALYAAIHSQQTLKGERGVDPVEDIAKFYAGYGVDPKQFAATMGSFAVNAKTNSAKQFAQRSQISGTPSIIINGKYLVKGKSFPDMLRIADHLIARERGAAQAH; via the coding sequence ATGAAGACCCGTATTGCTGCTTTCGCACTTGCAGCCCTGCTGCCGATCCTGGCGGCCTGCAAGGCCGACGACGGCACCGCCAACACCACTGCCCCGGCTGAGCCGGCCGCGACCCCGGCTGCGGCCGAGCCCGCTGCAGCCCCGGCTGCCGACGCCGCTGCCAGCACCGAAAGCGCAGCCCCGGCCGCCGCCGAGGCTGCCCCGGCCGCCGCACCGGCCCCGACCACCACCGCGCTGACCGGCCCGGCCCCGGTGGAAGGCAGCGACTACCAGGTCATCAGCAACGGCCAGCCGTTCCAGCCGGCCACCGGCAAGGTCGAAGTGGTCGAGATCTTCGGCTACGTCTGCCCGGCGTGCGCCGCCTTCCAGCCGCTGGTCGGCCCGTGGAAGGCCGGCCTGCCCAGCGACGTGAACTTCGTCTACGTGCCTGCCATGTTCGGCGGCACGTGGGACAACTACGCCCGTGCCTTCTACGCCGCGCAGACCCTGGGGGTGCAGGAGAAGACCCACGAAGCGCTGTACGCCGCCATCCACTCGCAGCAGACCCTGAAGGGTGAGCGCGGCGTCGACCCGGTCGAGGACATCGCCAAGTTCTACGCCGGCTACGGTGTGGATCCCAAGCAGTTCGCCGCCACCATGGGCAGCTTCGCGGTGAATGCCAAGACCAACTCGGCCAAGCAGTTCGCCCAGCGCAGCCAGATCAGCGGCACCCCGTCGATCATCATCAACGGCAAGTACCTGGTGAAGGGCAAGAGCTTCCCGGACATGCTGCGCATTGCCGACCACCTGATCGCCCGCGAACGCGGTGCGGCCCAGGCTCACTGA
- the fhuE gene encoding ferric-rhodotorulic acid/ferric-coprogen receptor FhuE, translated as MYRHTPRLPQPRRLSAAVFTALCLAAAPAAFAETAADPTTLDKVVVKGERAEGYSVRRTSAGTRFDLTPREIPQSVSIISHQRIEDQNLDDIIDVLGNTTGVSSTQSDTERTEFYARGFYIDSYQFDGLPTQMVQNWSYGDSGLDLALYDRVEVVRGATGLLTGAGNPSASVNLIRKHADSAELTGSVSVNVGSWGRTRSTVDVTTPLNASGSVRARVIGSYLDTDAQMDRYNQHKTLGYAVIDADLTPDTQLSVGYDYQQKRANGATWGGFPMLFSDGTSTGYDESFNASPNWTYWDTTSKRAFATLEHAFNDDWKVRIGATHDETKADDKLFYPAYNDWVTGASFFDKNTGAGISPSAGFYNTERKVNAVDGYFSGAFELFGRKHEVMGGLSYNKREYANYGDYQIGGAGLAWDPFSSYLNWNGNISEPNWNALALASEGTITQKAGYAAARLSLADPLKLIIGARYTDWKSEGEGADRSHKVTTPYAGLVFDINDTYSTYASYTEIFQPQMLKDRNGSYLDPVDGKSYEVGVKGAWFDNRLNASVAVFRIEQDNVGQSTGEPVIGGTGGETAYIAARGTVSRGFEFELNGELAPGWNATFGASRYVAKDINDADINTNLPQTTLKLFTSYTPQSLQELTVGGGANWQNRIYYAVPAYGRIEQDGYALVSAFVRYRISPEFSVQANLNNLLDKKYYSQINGYGAFGDGRNGSITFTWSF; from the coding sequence ATGTACCGTCATACCCCCCGTCTTCCGCAGCCGCGCCGGCTGTCGGCCGCCGTGTTCACTGCTCTGTGCCTGGCCGCCGCGCCGGCCGCCTTCGCCGAAACCGCCGCCGACCCGACCACCCTCGACAAGGTCGTGGTGAAGGGCGAGCGCGCCGAAGGCTACTCGGTACGCAGGACGTCCGCCGGTACCCGATTCGACCTCACCCCGCGCGAGATCCCGCAGTCGGTCAGCATCATCAGCCACCAGCGCATCGAGGACCAGAACCTCGACGACATCATCGACGTGCTGGGCAACACCACCGGCGTCAGCAGCACCCAGTCGGACACCGAGCGCACCGAGTTCTATGCACGCGGCTTCTACATCGACAGCTACCAGTTCGACGGCCTGCCCACGCAGATGGTGCAGAACTGGAGCTACGGCGATTCCGGCCTGGATCTGGCCCTGTACGACCGCGTCGAAGTGGTCCGCGGCGCCACCGGCCTGCTGACCGGCGCAGGCAATCCGTCGGCATCGGTCAATCTGATCCGCAAGCACGCTGACAGCGCCGAGCTGACCGGCAGCGTGTCGGTGAACGTTGGCAGCTGGGGCCGTACCCGCAGCACCGTGGACGTCACCACCCCGCTGAACGCCAGTGGTTCGGTGCGCGCCCGCGTGATCGGCAGCTACCTGGACACCGATGCGCAGATGGACCGCTACAACCAGCACAAGACGCTGGGCTATGCGGTCATCGACGCCGACCTGACCCCGGATACCCAGCTGAGCGTGGGTTACGACTACCAGCAGAAGCGCGCCAACGGCGCCACCTGGGGCGGTTTCCCGATGCTGTTCTCCGATGGCACCAGCACCGGCTACGACGAATCGTTCAACGCCAGCCCGAACTGGACCTACTGGGATACCACCAGCAAGCGCGCCTTCGCCACGTTGGAACACGCCTTCAACGATGACTGGAAAGTCCGCATCGGCGCGACCCATGACGAAACCAAGGCCGACGACAAGCTGTTCTACCCGGCCTACAACGACTGGGTCACCGGCGCTTCGTTCTTCGACAAGAACACCGGTGCCGGCATCTCGCCGTCGGCCGGCTTCTACAACACCGAACGCAAGGTCAATGCGGTGGACGGCTACTTCAGCGGCGCGTTCGAGCTGTTTGGCCGCAAGCACGAAGTGATGGGCGGCCTGAGCTACAACAAGCGCGAGTACGCCAACTACGGCGATTACCAGATCGGCGGCGCCGGCCTCGCCTGGGATCCCTTCTCCAGCTACCTGAACTGGAACGGCAACATCAGCGAGCCGAACTGGAACGCACTGGCCCTGGCCAGCGAAGGCACCATCACCCAGAAGGCCGGCTACGCCGCCGCACGCCTGTCGCTGGCTGATCCGCTGAAGCTGATCATCGGTGCGCGTTACACCGACTGGAAGAGCGAAGGCGAAGGGGCCGACCGCTCGCACAAGGTGACCACGCCTTATGCGGGCCTGGTGTTCGACATCAATGACACCTACTCGACCTATGCGTCCTACACCGAAATCTTCCAGCCGCAGATGCTGAAGGACCGCAACGGCAGCTACCTTGATCCGGTCGACGGCAAGAGCTACGAAGTGGGCGTCAAGGGCGCGTGGTTCGACAACCGGCTGAACGCCTCGGTCGCCGTGTTCCGCATCGAGCAGGACAATGTTGGCCAGTCCACCGGCGAGCCAGTGATCGGTGGAACCGGTGGCGAGACCGCCTACATCGCCGCACGCGGCACCGTCAGCCGTGGCTTCGAGTTCGAGCTGAACGGCGAACTGGCGCCGGGCTGGAATGCCACCTTTGGCGCATCGCGTTACGTCGCCAAGGACATCAACGATGCGGACATCAACACCAACCTGCCGCAGACCACGCTGAAGCTGTTCACCAGCTACACCCCGCAGTCGCTGCAGGAACTGACCGTGGGCGGTGGCGCCAACTGGCAGAACCGCATCTACTACGCGGTGCCGGCCTACGGCCGCATCGAGCAGGACGGCTACGCGCTGGTCAGCGCCTTCGTGCGCTACCGCATCTCGCCGGAGTTCAGCGTGCAGGCCAACCTCAACAATCTGCTGGACAAGAAGTACTACTCGCAGATCAATGGCTACGGTGCATTCGGCGACGGCCGCAACGGCTCGATCACCTTCACCTGGTCGTTCTGA
- a CDS encoding Lrp/AsnC family transcriptional regulator has product MATAPVLDSFDRAILGLLQQDNALPQRQIAEAVHLSTPAVQRRIKRLQDGGVIAANVAVVDAAKVGRPLTIIVEVRVVSEQRDRVAPFRRRVQDDPAVQQCYSITGDGDFLLLLSAASMEEYEAITERLFGGDDNIERFRTSVALGTLKRSFSVPLAPLV; this is encoded by the coding sequence ATGGCCACCGCTCCCGTGCTGGACAGTTTCGACCGCGCCATCCTCGGCCTGCTGCAGCAGGACAACGCCCTGCCGCAACGGCAGATCGCCGAGGCCGTGCACCTGTCCACGCCCGCCGTGCAGCGGCGCATCAAGCGCCTGCAGGACGGCGGCGTGATCGCGGCCAACGTGGCCGTGGTCGACGCCGCGAAGGTCGGCCGGCCGTTGACCATCATCGTCGAGGTCCGCGTGGTCAGCGAGCAGCGTGACCGGGTGGCCCCGTTCCGCCGCCGCGTGCAGGACGACCCCGCCGTGCAGCAGTGCTACTCGATCACCGGCGACGGCGATTTCCTGCTGCTGCTTTCGGCGGCCTCAATGGAGGAGTACGAAGCGATCACCGAACGACTGTTCGGCGGCGATGACAACATCGAACGCTTCCGCACCTCGGTGGCGCTGGGCACATTGAAGCGCAGTTTCTCGGTACCGCTGGCACCGCTTGTGTAG